Genomic segment of Terriglobales bacterium:
CCACGTACGACTCGTCGATCAGGAACCCGAAATAATCCGGTTGCAGCGACACCCGGCGCTCCGACTGCTTGTCCAGGAAGGTCACCAGCTTCACCGACGCCGCCCCCCGGGCCAGCAGGTTCCGCATCAGGAACTCGCTCGTCACCCCGGACTGCACCAGGACTTCGATCAGCACCACGTGCTGCCCCTTCACGTCCAGTTCCGGCGTGAAGAAGATACTGACGGTATTCCCCTGTTCGTTCTGCTCCGGCTTGACGAACTGGCACACCACCGGCCCCTCCAAGGTCCGCACCAGGTCGGCGGCGAACATGAACCCGTTCTCCAGCACCGAGACCGCGAGGATGGTCTTCCCCTTGTAGTCTTCCGAGATCTGCCGCCCGAGTTCCTTCACCCGTTTCTGGATCTGCTCGGTGGTGACCAGGATCTTCAGGTTCGACCGGAAATCGTCGGCCTGGCTTTCTGGTGTTGTCATGGGTTGTCCTGTGCGGGCGTGATCTCTTCGATCACCACCGCCTCCCTGCATTCCGGCCCGGCGGCGAACTCCCGCCCCGGCGCCAGCCCTCGGACCCATACGATGGTTCCCCGGCTGACCGCCACTGGCCACCTTTTCCGCTCCCCCTCCGGCACACGCTTCGCCTGCAGCAACTCCTTTACTTTCTTCGCTGACTTCGTGTGTGCCGGCCAGAAGCGGTCGCCCGCGCGCCAGTTGCGAATCGTCAGCTCCGGCGCGAGTTTCTTCCGGTCCAAGGCTTGG
This window contains:
- a CDS encoding phosphoribosyltransferase family protein, with the translated sequence MTTPESQADDFRSNLKILVTTEQIQKRVKELGRQISEDYKGKTILAVSVLENGFMFAADLVRTLEGPVVCQFVKPEQNEQGNTVSIFFTPELDVKGQHVVLIEVLVQSGVTSEFLMRNLLARGAASVKLVTFLDKQSERRVSLQPDYFGFLIDESYVVGYGLGAPQVGRNLPYIACTAQRPAMTASTRS